The Perca fluviatilis chromosome 2, GENO_Pfluv_1.0, whole genome shotgun sequence genome includes a region encoding these proteins:
- the LOC120575014 gene encoding uncharacterized membrane protein C3orf80 homolog yields the protein MIRAQLEGTPERTLSITTLHIARTRDATRAFTFHQGDSEMMPRLPGGDRTTCGTTGTFLSACLVSACHALRNCGEVQCGDGHQCCPPIVTLNGSASSTVRCCKLPIHIFFDNVGWFTRKLSGILILLLLFAMGYFIQRIICPRPRRNPHNDRSEEPSLFHGHASASQDSLLDRYPEYSLREFASPNLPAYDEVKYLPTYEESMQEMHRDRSDDNLLSENERGGQGRVRAAGPRAGDQRRDVLEVSGPQHSPRTSRNSV from the coding sequence ATGATCCGTGCACAGCTGGAAGGAACACCTGAACGCACTTTGAGCATTACAACGTTACACATCGCACGCACGAGAGACGCAACACGCGCATTTACTTTCCACCAGGGAGACTCAGAAATGATGCCCCGTCTGCCGGGCGGCGACAGGACAACGTGCGGGACCACTGGCACCTTTTTGTCGGCATGTCTGGTCTCCGCTTGCCATGCCCTCCGGAACTGCGGGGAGGTCCAGTGCGGCGATGGCCACCAGTGCTGTCCGCCCATCGTCACCCTGAACGGCAGTGCCAGCTCCACGGTGCGCTGCTGCAAGCTCCCCATCCACATCTTCTTCGACAACGTAGGCTGGTTTACGCGGAAGCTGTCAGGCATCCTGATCCTGTTACTGCTTTTCGCCATGGGCTACTTCATCCAGCGGATCATCTGCCCGCGGCCCCGCCGGAACCCGCACAATGACCGCAGCGAGGAGCCCTCCCTCTTTCACGGCCACGCATCGGCGTCCCAGGACTCCCTGCTGGACCGGTACCCCGAGTACAGCCTCAGGGAATTCGCCTCTCCGAACCTGCCAGCATACGACGAAGTCAAATATTTGCCCACGTATGAGGAAAGCATGCAGGAGATGCACAGAGACCGGTCCGATGATAACTTGCTGTCGGAAAACGAGAGGGGCGGTCAGGGCAGGGTGAGAGCGGCGGGACCGAGAGCCGGAGACCAGAGACGGGATGTCCTGGAGGTGTCAGGACCGCAACACAGCCCGAGGACATCTCGGAACTCTGTCTGA